CCACCTGTAAACAAGATCATAAAATAATTCCTGCCCTTTGAGAACAATCCCATGAGTAATAAGCTCTTCCCACAGTTCAGGATTTTCTGATTTAATATTCCTGAAATCTTCTTTATTAACGATAACCGGAGCAATTCTCAGATTATATTTGTGCCTTAAAGATAAGGCAATTTTCTCAACCTCTGAACTTCCATTGATACACAAAATGTCAATGTCACTTCTTTCTTTTGCCTGGTCTTTGGAGTAGCTCCCGAATAATACAACCATTTCCAGTTTTGTTTTGTTAACAAATTCC
This sequence is a window from Candidatus Woesearchaeota archaeon. Protein-coding genes within it:
- a CDS encoding nucleotidyltransferase domain-containing protein gives rise to the protein MSKKNVGKALVYSIKRFDDAVYFSFTYYSLNKKSAFVKKYTSVWKAIEEFVNKTKLEMVVLFGSYSKDQAKERSDIDILCINGSSEVEKIALSLRHKYNLRIAPVIVNKEDFRNIKSENPELWEELITHGIVLKGQELFYDLVYRWRI